A single window of Grus americana isolate bGruAme1 chromosome 10, bGruAme1.mat, whole genome shotgun sequence DNA harbors:
- the COMMD4 gene encoding COMM domain-containing protein 4, whose translation MRFRFCGDLDCPDWVLAEISTLAKISSVKLKLICAQVLRDLLGEAIEYEKILKLTSDAKLESGDVKATIAVLGFILSSAAKHNVDSESLSSELQQLGLPKEHASGLCRSYEEKQSSLQDSLRACSLRLNQLGSVCWRVDYTLSSSELREVNEPLVHLTFNLRDGEHGRTTAVPVALSADKFRVLLAELKQAQALMNTLL comes from the exons ATG CGGTTCCGTTTCTGCGGGGACCTGGACTGCCCCGACTGGGTCCTGGCCGAGATCAGCACCCTGGCCAAAATC TCCTCGGTAAAGCTGAAGCTGATCTGCGCCCAGGTGCTGCGGGACCTGCTGGGGGAGGCCATCGAG TATGAGAAGATCCTGAAGCTGACCTCGGATGCCAAGTTAG AGTCGGGGGACGTGAAGGCGACCATCGCCGTCCTCGGCTTCATCCTCTCCAGCGCCGCCAAGCACAACGTGGACAGCGAGTCCCTGTCGAgcgagctgcagcagctggggctgcccaaAG AGCACGCCAGCGGGTTGTGCCGGTCCTACGAGGAGAAGCAGAGCTCCCTGCAGGACAGCCTCCGGGCCTGCAGCCTGAGAC TGAACCAGCTGGGCTCGGTGTGCTGGCGGGTGGATTACACCCTCAGCTCCAGCGAGCTGCGGGAGGTCAATGAGCCCCTCGTGCACTTGACGTTCAACCTGCGGGACGGGGAGCACGGGAGGACGACGGCCGTCCCCGTGGCCCTCTCGGCCGACAAGTTccgggtgctgctggcag AGCTGAAGCAGGCCCAGGCCCTGATGAACACCCTTCTCTGA
- the LOC129210848 gene encoding uncharacterized protein LOC129210848: MHYTSLARARSDAGGPRPDTTARRPAPSAPPARLTGAPQPAGRQQHQLHVRSPRPPPHTDSAAGPRKRSTLSGPAPTPTSPPGLEREPGPASLRSPCPLSPAHRQRLPGLLQRGRDPSSLPAAAPAAARGTSWAPGPGSHALVSLPGTEPGPGGAAKRAEGPGAAAPSPAPADGRSSPAWLQLQLQPRVISAPDAARSSSGSSTLRPMDVPPRPTPARSGRETLLLLTAPGAFVQLRPCVILGPAETPDVPVSHSSSPTAPPSSAQWTLEPCVTSCCFQLQAPDARLVPLLLMGPQLGVRAAPQLWGLVTRS, encoded by the exons ATGCATTACACTTCTT TGGCTCGGGCCCGGTCAGACGCAGGGGGCCCACGGCCGGACACTactgcccgccgccccgctcccagcgcccccccggcccggctcacCGGCGCTCCTCAGCCCgcggggcggcagcagcaccagctccacGTCCGCTCCCCACGGCCGCCGCCACACACTGACAGCGCCGCCGGCCCGCGCAAGCGCTCTACCCTCTCgggccccgcccccaccccgaCCAGCCCACCC GGGCTTGAACGGGAACCGGGGCCGGCCTCGCTGCGGAGCCCCTGCCCGCTCTCCCCGGCACACCGACAGCGGCTGCCGGGGCTACTGCAGCGGGGCCGCGACCCCTCGAGTCTCCCGGCAGCGGCCCCCGCGGCTGCGCGGGGCACAAGCTGGGCTCCGGGTCCCGGCAGCCATGCCCTTGTCTCCCTCCCGGGCACGgagccggggcccggcggggcggcgaaGCGCGCCGAGGGACCGggagcggcagcaccgagcccaG CTCCGGCTGATGGACGCTCCAGCCCCgcatggctgcagctgcagctccagccccgtgTGATTTCGGCTCCCGATGCCGCCCGCTCCAG CTCCGGCTCCTCCACGCTCCGGCCGATGGACGTCCCACCtcgtcccacccctgcccgctCCGGCCGAGAGACGCTCCTGCTCCTGACAGCCCCGGGGGCTTTTGTCCAGCTCCGGCCCTGCGTCATTTTGGGCCCAGCCGAGACACCGGACGTTCCCGTTTCTCACAGCTCCAGCCCtacagctcctcccagctctgcccaatGGACGCTCGAGCCCTGCGTgacctcctgctgcttccagctccaggcgccggacgCTCGGCTGGTTCCCCTCCTGCTGATGGGCCCCCAGCTCGGagtcagagctgctccccagctctgggggctggtGACGAGGTCGTAA